GATCGCTTCTGTGCGCCGACGCAGCGATTCGGCTCCGTCAGTTCACTAAGCAAACCGGGCGAACGGATTGGCGCATGTCATCTTGAACCCGATGAATTTCACATCCGGCACACTGTGTATTTCGTAGTTGCGAAGAAAGTCGGTGGAGGTCAGAAAATCCGCGACCAGCCGCCGCTCGTACAGGTCTGTTATGAAGTGGGTGTAGGCTGTTCCCATTGATGTATGGCGGCGCAGATTGTGCAACCCGACGAAGCCCAGCATGGTGTCCAGGCCGTAGTGTTCGCCAAAGGCGTCAACGAAGCGCTTTTCCTCGTCCGCGTCCATCGTATACCGCCCTATGTATTCATGAAGCAGCGCGGGGATGTACTGATACGGGTTGTTGAATACCGCGGTGGTGCCACCGATCGCAGCAGCGCCAATGGCCGCGCCAGACAGGGCAAGAAATCGGCGTCGATTCATGTCGGGTACTCCCTATGCGAACAGCAGTTCGGCTGCGCGAATGGAAAGGGCAGCGGCGGTCAGGCTGGGGTTGCTGGCTGAACTGGAAGGGAAGGTGGAGGTACCGACCACGACCAGATTGCGCTTGCGGTGGTGAAGCAGGCTATGGTCGATGACCGACCCATCACCGTTCTTGCCCATACGCAGCGTACCTTGCACATGGGATTCGGTGATTCGCCACTCGCGGAAATGCACCGCTTCAACCGGCAATGGCTCGAGCAGTCCATCAAGGTTGTCGAGCGCGTATTGCAGCCCTAGCTTGGCGTACGTCGATGGGCCGGTGTGGTGGATTACCGCTTTGCCCGTGGCATCGTCGACCGTTACCTTGTTCTCCAGGCTGGGCAGTTCCTCGGTGACCAGGGTAAGCGGCAGAAGGTGATGCCATTTCCCCGGTTCTGTACGCAGGCCGTACGGCCAGCGGTTATCAAAGCTGGTCAGGGTTGCGGCCCGCTCGCGACGAAACTCACCGTCGTAAAAGCAATAATTCAGACCTGTGCTGATCGAGCTTCCATTCAGCGAGGCGAGTCCATCCAGGAAGACCTCGACACTCGCCCCTATCTGCTCGTGCAGGTTCAATCCCGTTTCGCCGTGGACGATGCCCGAACGCAAGAGGATTGCTGGCGATTGAATGGCGTTCGCGCCCAAAACGAACAGATCGCCGTTTACCCGGTATTGCTTGCCACCTGACTTGAACACCACGTGAGTGATGACGTCACCCGTATAGCCGAGCGTATCCACCTCGGATAACAGGCAGACATCGAC
Above is a window of Halopseudomonas nanhaiensis DNA encoding:
- a CDS encoding twin-arginine translocation signal domain-containing protein; protein product: MNRRRFLALSGAAIGAAAIGGTTAVFNNPYQYIPALLHEYIGRYTMDADEEKRFVDAFGEHYGLDTMLGFVGLHNLRRHTSMGTAYTHFITDLYERRLVADFLTSTDFLRNYEIHSVPDVKFIGFKMTCANPFARFA
- a CDS encoding GMC oxidoreductase, with amino-acid sequence MDTLGYTGDVITHVVFKSGGKQYRVNGDLFVLGANAIQSPAILLRSGIVHGETGLNLHEQIGASVEVFLDGLASLNGSSISTGLNYCFYDGEFRRERAATLTSFDNRWPYGLRTEPGKWHHLLPLTLVTEELPSLENKVTVDDATGKAVIHHTGPSTYAKLGLQYALDNLDGLLEPLPVEAVHFREWRITESHVQGTLRMGKNGDGSVIDHSLLHHRKRNLVVVGTSTFPSSSASNPSLTAAALSIRAAELLFA